The Panicum virgatum strain AP13 chromosome 6K, P.virgatum_v5, whole genome shotgun sequence nucleotide sequence AAACCATTCTCCTTTCTGATAACTCATAAACTATCCTTTTTTAAGTCCCGTACCTGAGAGTTTGCTTGGGATGCGATCCTCGACGCCTAGAACGGTCCGTGTTGCTTTGTTcgtttttttatgttcatataTATTAAAAAGGAGCAGAATTACATGAAGGCCCCTCGAAGGAGGCCGGAATCAATAACCTATACTAAAGCGCCAGGATTCGGCGCGCTCTCGTGAGccgtggccccacgtggggccggAGGTACTGTTCATGCGGGCCCGGGAGCACTGTTCGTGTGATCCCGGGGTACTGTTCATAATAGAAAATAATAAAAGCTACTGTTTAGGTGGGCCCAGGTACTGttcataattaaaaaataattaaaaataatttataatataaaactaaaccatgtgggacccacatgtttaaatgtttagttattttttatacacaaaaataataaaaaaattatatactatattTATCCTCTATTATTTATTGGATTTTGTTTTCACTTCGtgaactcgcaaaatataattgagtcatccattcatttctaatcttatcATTTTTTCTATCAAATAAAATTACTAAACTTATCTTTAACCATACCAAAATCAATAATAAATGTAAATCACTCCACCTACCGTACCTACTAACATAAAAcaaaaaattattaaaaatatatatatccatACATTTAGCGTGCTCTCGGACTTTAAACTACTATACCTATATCCTGTAACTTTCAGACTTCATCCAATACATCAACACATTGTTAAAATATATCAACACGATATTACTTTAACTGTAGCACACGATACATCAACACGTTGTTAAAATACATCAATATGATATTGCTTTAACTGTAGCACATGATAAtatatttctattattattttAGATCAAACATTTTGATACAGGCGCGCAAAGCGCGCCAACCTGCCTAGTAATACATCAAAGTCCCTAGAGAGGGCCCTGCCACAACAAATACACAACGAATATACACGCGGCAGCAACCTGACTTCATCTTCATGAGTGACGGCGAGCATCTCATCGGCGTGGGGTAACAGAGGCGACAAAGCGCTTGCACCTGGTGCGAATGGACCTCGCTATGCGAAggttttttttttagataaggAAGGCAGTGACGATACACACCACCAAAGCTGAGAACAAAACAAAGGCTAGAGCGGcatgtttttgttttgttttgcacTCTACATCGGTTGTAGCTAGACCGGTTCTTGACACATGACACGGCGGGCGCGTCCCTAACAACACGTGGAAATGGTGGGTGTAGGATCATCCAAGCTGAAATTTTAACATTCAGGCGGTAATATTCTAAAAATCATATTTGTAAGGGACTTTTGTACAGGAAACTTATACCTGCGTCGGATCCCTAAATGCACACCCGTGTAAATATCAGATCGGGTTGAGACTTTAATGTCTACCACGTGTTTGTTAGGCTACTCCGTCTAGCATGATAGCCTCATGGGCATTGAATGACTGCCATATAggattttttttcctgaaaaCAACGGCTACTTAGTATTTTTGCAGACCGGGTATTGTGTTAGAGAAAGGCTAATAACTATAGGCTCTATGTTATTGCCATGACATATAAAGTCATTTTATATAATATTGTGGGTCTAGAATTAGCTCTTAAATTAACATCTTATGTCTTTCTCTTCCCTCTTTTTGTCGAGGAGCTGCCACTTCTCTTCTTGCATTCCCTGGACACCACCACCAGGAATCCCCGCCTCGGCCTCATCCTCTGCTAGTGCAAGGCCATGGCCCTCGTGATATCCGACGCCATCCTCTCCCACCATGTCAGCTAAAACCATGGTGGATCGAGAGGGGTGCTATGAGTGGTTCTTAGAAGTCAGGAACCTTGGGTTGCGCATGGTATTGCAACCTAGCTAGAGGTTCTCTAAAATCAAGGCGTAGTTCAGAGGAATAGTAGGATTTCATCCAAATTGTAGGAGCAGGCTGAACTACCAAAGGCTTCGCGCTCTCTCCATACTCGCACGTGCAAAGCAAAAGTGAGCAAGACTAGGGGTCCACCAATGTGTGGAGCGTTCCTTCCTCCATCTATTTGCGATTAGGTCAATTTCCAATGTGGGCGATGTTGATTTAAAATTAGCATAAAATTATTTTTGgtaaaaaaatttagatttaTCAAAATCATTTTAAGTTCGTAACACCGATATTCTACGTGTGAAAAAGATATTCTAATTTTCTATCGAAATGTCAAGATGCTCAGCTTCTAATATATAACCTCATGCACCATTATCAAATGTAGACTGGCATGCGTGTTTCTGACCGCGTCCAGATTATGCATATACGAGCCAAATTTAGATTTATGTTATTTTCTAATATTCATATTTCAATCTCTTTAGCAACTTGTAAAAAAAAGGGGTTGGCACGAGGGGCACAAATCTTCTGATGGTTGCTTTCTCTTACCAGTTACCAGGGCTTCAGAGGGACAACGTATTGCCTCTCTTTTTGGTTGACACTGGCGCGGTGACACCAATTAGTCAAATCCATACCCAACTGAGGAGCCTAGCAAAGCTAAtaaggccccgtttgggagAGCTCCGCTCCCTGATTCTCAGAGAGAATCTGGAGTGAATCTGTGAAGCTCTGCCAAACAGCAGTTTTCTGAAAATCACTCCCAGAGAGAATCATGAATTGATTCTCTGAAATGAACTAAGGGCTGGGAGCTGGAAAAAACCCGCTTCTCTGGATTCACTCCAAACACGGAGTTATGCCCTACTAAGGCAGCAGTTTTCTGAAAATCACTCCCAGAGAGAATCATGAATTGATTCTCTGAAATGAACTAAGGGCTGGGAGCTGGAAAAAACCCGCTTCTCTGGATTCACTCCAAACACGGAGTTATGCCCTACTAAGGCAGCACACATAGAGTGTGGGACAACCAAATCTTTGGTTGCTTTCTCTTTCCAGGGCTTCAGAGGGACAAACTTACCAATTAATTAGTCAAACCCATACCCAACTGAGATACCCAACTGAGGAGCCTAGCTAGCAAGCTAAGGCGGCACACATAGAGTGTGAAACAACCGATCGAGAGAAAGCGCCCAACGTGCCAACTCCTGCCCCCAAAGGCTAGGGTAACAAGCCTGCGCCACCAGGCTTGGCGAGAAAAGGGTCAACGTATTATTTTTAGGCTGGTGTCGCTTGGTTAAAATAACCCCTTTGGTACTAAAACGGCTTAGTATATAATCATATGTAGTACGACATGTACCAAATACATTTATACATCTGGGCCGGGAGCGTGGCCCTTTTCATCACGGGCTCGCCGACGACTAACGTGGATCAAAAGGCCCGCCCATTGGTGATCACGTAGGAGTTATAATGTTATATATGCTGAGCAtatgtatttttttatatagaAAAGGGAAATTTTATTCTGGCCTTAGCAAGAGTTTTTGCACTCAACCAATCTTTGGTAGAGTTTGTTAAAAGAGCTCTCAAGAGCTAAAGAGTAGAAGCACTATTAGAACTAAGAGCCCCTTTGGCAGGGCTCCTCGAGCAGCTCCGGCTCAAGGTGAAGCCGTGCCAAACGGCGTCCAAAAAACAGCTCCTACGGAGGAGCCCGAGGAGTGGCCGGAGCCAAAAATAAACTACGGGGATGAGCCACAAAAATGTGGCTTCTCCCGGCTCCCTCCGGCTCCTCCTCTCCTACATGTGGGCCCAGAATACAGAGGAGCCATTTTGCCAAACAGTTTTATAAaacggctccggctcctcctgaGGAGCCAAAAAATggaggagccagagccggagccgTTTTCTAAAAGGGaagagccctgccaaacgggcTCTGATTCTTTTAAAAGATGGCCACCATACTTGGTAAAAATCTGATCCATAGCTAGAGAGTACGTCTCTAGAGACTGACATGCCCATTTGAGTAGACgtctctttttatttttcttttgtagCGCACTCTGAAGACGACCTGCAAAAAAGAATTGATCAAGAATTGATATGTATGTCTTGTCTCCAGAAACACGCAAAATTGTACAAGTGCAGACTGAATTGAGCCCTCGCCATATCTTGAGCGCGCGGCCAAGAAATCGCTGTGATCATATCATATTGCAGAGTAAATCCTATATGCCGTTAGAACTTATACCGTTCCCTTCTATGCCACCGGAAATTATATTGTCCCTTTAACGCCACTAGATTCTTATTTCCCATCCCCTCAGTGTCACTCCGTCTATTTTCTCCATTCATCTCCCATGCAGCCGCCTCGGCCATCACAGGAGCTGTGTCCACACGTGTGCTGGCCACTGTGCGCCTTGCCCCCGTGGCGCCTCGCTGCCGCCAATGCAAACAGTGTCCACCACAACAAGAAAATTGAACACTCCCGTCGGCCACAATAACTCCCGTCGACGGTTAGGGTTGCCGACAGGAGTTAATTAACTCCCATCGGCTAACTGGCAGCCGACGGGAGTTAAATTTGGCTTCTACGTAGCCAACAGGAGTTAAAGTTAACTCCCGTCGGTCCTCGAACGGCTGACGAGAGTTACACAGAAATGAATAAAAAAGAGCGCCCCCTCGGCCCCTCCCAGGGTTCACATTCCCGGTCGGGAAGGCCGAAAACCGGGAAAATTTCCCGTTCCCGGTGATGACTGGGAGGTGAAAACTGGTCCGGTTTTTAATATTTTTcggttcaaaatttaaaaatacaaaagtcaaattaaaaaaaaaacggtTTTCGCTACAGTAGCACCGGGAATGTGAACCCtggcccctcccctctctcacACCCACGCcccgtctctctctcccttatCCCTTCCATCGTGTTCTCCCTTCTCTCACTTCATGGTTCGGGCAGACCAACCCCggcgagcgggcgagcggcgcggcggctccgAAGGGAGCGGATCCtggcgcggcggctccggcgggaGACGGGTCCCGGCGTGGAGGCTCCGGAGGGAGCGGATCCCGGTGCAGTGGCTCTGGCGGAGGTGGGTCCCAGCGCAGTGGCTCCGGCGGGAGGCGGCTCGCGGCGAGGCGGCTCCGGCCGGAGGCGGATCCCGGCGCGGCTCTTCGGCGGGAGGCGGCTCCAACGCGGCGAGCGGGAAGGGTATCCCAACGAGGGCGAGTAGGCCTCGGCTCCGGTGGAAAGAGACTctgggcagcggcagcggcagctgcGGCCGCGCGGCTCACAGAGCAGGAGACAGATCGCGGCGCGAGAAGACCTCGATGGCCGCTCCGAGTGGCGACTCCAGCACCAACGGATGCGGCGGCCTCGGTGGGTGTCTCTAGCACCGACGGTCTCGCGGGTGGCTCCAGCACTGGGGGCCTCGGTGGGTGGCTCTCTCTTCGAACGGTTCCAGCACTTCGGACGGCTCCAGCACCGATGGCGGCGAGCCCCGGCGGGCGTGGGGCAGGATGGGCTGGGCAAGCAGTAGTGCGCCGTCGTCGTCTCGTCGTTCTAGTCCAtgtcgtggtggtggtgctccggCGGCTAGTCGACTAGGGGAGGAGCTACGACAGCGCCGGATCCCGGcgcttatttatttttttaataaaaaatccATAATCCTCATCAGCCACACTAGAACCTACGGGAGTTAGTTAACTCCCGTTGGGGCCGACGGGCGTTAACTTAAACCTTGTCGAGTAACTGCCGTCGGCTGGGTACGCGAAAACCGACGGGAGTAGCTAACTCCCGTTGGTTTTCAGCTAACTCCCGTCGGTTCCTGGCCGACGGGAGTAGTCTGGATTGCTGTTGTGCGCACACGCGTCGGCCGCCGTGTGCCTTGTCCCGTGGAGCCTCACTGCCGCGCGCCTTGCCCCCCGCggagcctcgccgccgcagaCCCATGCCCCCACACGAGCCGGCCGCCAGGGGCCTCGCCCGCGCGCTTCTTGGGCCGTCGCGGCTCCTCGCCCATGCGCGTCGGCCACCACGGGGCCTCGCCCGCTCCTTGGGCCGCTGCGGCGCCGCCCACATCCCCACGCGATGGCCGCCGTGGGGCTTCGCCCGCCCCTCCCGTGTGCGCCGACCACTGCGGGGCCTCCCCGCCTcgggcctccgcggcggcgcccccacccATGCCGGCTGCCGCTCGAGCTTCTGCAGGTGGTTGGAGGTGCGGTGGTGGCGAGGTGTGGCCGCGTGGGACTGGCAGCACGGGGCAGCGATTAATGGTGTATGTGGCTCCAGTCCCTGTGTCATACTCACCTCCAAGTTCCTAACTAACGAAATGGCACAAAGGGGATGGAAAATAAGAATCTAATGACATTAAAGGGACACTATAATTTCCAGTGCCACAGAAGGGAACAGTATAAGTTCCAATGGCATAGTAAATAAAAAAGGAATTAGTAAAGAAACTAATATGCCAAATGCCGAAAACAGTCACGCGGAACTAATTTATTTATTAAATCGATTTGCAGTTATGTGTATATGCCATAAGCACATTTTTTGTGTAGTAGTAGTAGGAGCTTTTATTTGACATTGGATTCTTCAAATAAACAGGCCATGTGTGAGAACTCAATAATAATCGTCATTCCTCCCATGGTACTTTGGCACACGTCTTGCCTTCAAAGAAAGGACGATGACAGCGTACTTGGTCTTCACTTTCTGGAGGTGCACACCAACATTGTGCGCATACATCTCGAAGAGATCGTCAAGAATGTGCTCGCCAAAATGGTGTGCGATTAGGGGCTCACTGACAGCCCTTATGCACCGGGCGACGTTGACACCGCTCTTAACGCTGTCGAGCACGAGGTCGCCATCATCCAGGTCGTCATGGGGATCCCAGTTGGACTGGAAGAGCTGGATGTGGTTGATATCAAATGCCTCGCTCTGCTTGATCACGTCTCTCACTTCGTCCACTGAAGGCGCGTAGAACGGAATGTTGAAGGAGTCCAGCTTCTCCTTCTCCACACGGCCCTGCGATGCATCAGTATATAAGAAGCATGGACTGGGTTCAGTTCTTTAGTTTGTCCCGTTTTAGACACATTAATTAGCTAGCGTTCAGTTCTCTAAATTTAAAACGCTGTGGTTTTGATGTTGCACAACATGTACAGACCTCTTTGACTAGGGAGTGAAGAGCCTGCGCAAGCAGCCGCCAGATGTAGCTGATTTCGCCACGCAGCACGTCGTTGTTCTTCCTGCCAAGAAATGTCAGTACCATCTGGCCATTCGACACAAGCTCCTTGTGACGCAGCTTGAGAAACAAGGAGAAATCCTCCTGGAACTGCCTCTGGTACAGCTTCACCACCAATGGCGGTGTGGTCTCCCAGATATACACGTTGCCTTCGTTTATAACGGTCTCTCTGGCGAGCTCCTCAGGTACCTGCTAGACAcgcatatatacacacacatcaTCAGTGTGTATAGTAACTAATGCCAAAAGGACAGTAGGAAGACGAGTGAATCAGTGCCTGCCTTGGAGCGCCACATGAGGCAGTAGGAGGAGTGGAAGAGATGAACACAGCGGTCAGGGAAGAGCCTGGTGTAGAAGGATCCCGGGAGCCCGGCGACGTAGTACTGCGGCAACGCCTCCCCCTTCTCCTTGACGGC carries:
- the LOC120713294 gene encoding anthranilate O-methyltransferase 2-like; translation: MKVERVLHMNGGDGETSYASNSRVQEKAILKTRPVLHKAVAAAHALSSLSSSSTGAMVVDLGCSSGPNTLLFVSEVLGTVADQREEELAAAAGVGQHQAPSSRRTVQHHVQFFLNDLPGNDFNLVFQSLDMFRKLAVKEKGEALPQYYVAGLPGSFYTRLFPDRCVHLFHSSYCLMWRSKVPEELARETVINEGNVYIWETTPPLVVKLYQRQFQEDFSLFLKLRHKELVSNGQMVLTFLGRKNNDVLRGEISYIWRLLAQALHSLVKEGRVEKEKLDSFNIPFYAPSVDEVRDVIKQSEAFDINHIQLFQSNWDPHDDLDDGDLVLDSVKSGVNVARCIRAVSEPLIAHHFGEHILDDLFEMYAHNVGVHLQKVKTKYAVIVLSLKARRVPKYHGRNDDYY